From a region of the Panthera uncia isolate 11264 chromosome B1, Puncia_PCG_1.0, whole genome shotgun sequence genome:
- the PCDH10 gene encoding protocadherin-10 isoform X2 yields MIVLLFFALLWMVEGVFSQLHYTVQEEQEHGTFVGNIAEDLGLDITKLSARRFQTVPNSRTPYLDLNLETGVLYVNEKIDREQICKQSPSCVLHLEVFLENPLELFRVEIEVLDINDNPPSFPEPDLTVEISESATPGTRFPLESAFDPDVGTNSLRDYEITPNSYFSLDVQTQGDGNRFAELVLEKPLDREQQAVHRYVLTAVDGGGGGGGGEGGGGGGGGGLPPQQQRTGTALLTIRVLDSNDNVPAFDQPVYTVSLPENSPPGTLVIQLNATDPDEGQNGEIVYSFSSHISPRARELFGLSPRTGRLEVSGELDYEESPVYQVYVQAKDLGPNAVPAHCKVLVRVLDANDNAPEISFSTVKEAVSEGAAPGTVVALFSVTDRDSEENGQVQCELLGDVPFRLKSSFKNYYTIVTEAPLDREAGDSYTLTVVARDRGEPALSTSKSIQVQVSDVNDNAPRFSQPVYDVYVTENNVPGAYIYAVSATDRDEGANAQLAYSILECQIQGMSVFTYVSINSENGYLYALRSFDYEQLKDFSFQVEARDAGSPQALAGNATVNILIVDQNDNAPAIVAPLPGRNGTPAREVLPRSAEPGYLLTRVAAVDADDGENARLTYSIVRGNEMNLFRMDWRTGELRTARRVPAKRDPQRPYELVIEVRDHGQPPLSSTATLVVQLVDGAVEPQGGGGGGSGGSGEHQRPSRSGGGETSLDLTLILIIALGSVSFIFLLAMIVLAVRCQKEKKLNIYTCLASDCCLCCCCCGGGGSTCCGRQARARKKKLSKSDIMLVQSSNVPSNPAQVPVEESGGFGSHHHNQNYCYQVCLTPESAKTDLMFLKPCSPSRSTDTEHNPCGAIVTGYTDQQPDIISNGSILSNETKHQRAELSYLVDRPRRVNSSAFQEADIVSSKDSGHGDSEQGDSDHDATNRGQSAGMDLFSNCTEECKALGHSDRCWMPSFVPADGRQAADYRSNLHVPGMDSVPDTEVFETPEAQPGAERSFSTFGKEKALHSTLERKELDGLLSNTRAPYKPPYLTRKRIC; encoded by the exons ATGATTGTGCTATTATTCTTTGCCTTGCTCTGGATGGTGGAAGGAGTCTTTTCCCAGCTTCACTACACAGTGCAGGAGGAGCAGGAACATGGCACTTTCGTGGGGAATATCGCTGAAGATCTGGGATTGGACATTACAAAACTTTCAGCTCGCAGGTTTCAAACGGTGCCCAACTCGCGGACCCCTTACTTGGACCTCAACCTGGAGACCGGGGTGCTGTACGTGAACGAGAAGATCGACCGCGAGCAAATCTGCAAGCAGAGCCCGTCCTGCGTCCTGCACCTGGAGGTCTTCCTGGAGAACCCCCTCGAGCTCTTCCGTGTGGAGATAGAAGTGCTGGACATCAATGACAACCCCCCCTCCTTCCCGGAGCCGGACCTGACTGTGGAGATCTCTGAGAGCGCCACGCCGGGCACCCGCTTCCCGCTGGAGAGCGCATTCGACCCAGACGTGGGCACCAACTCCTTGCGCGACTACGAGATCACCCCCAACAGCTACTTCTCCCTGGACGTGCAGACCCAGGGGGATGGCAACCGATTCGCCGAGCTGGTGCTGGAGAAGCCGCTGGACCGAGAGCAGCAAGCGGTGCACCGCTACGTGCTGACCGCGGTGgacgggggaggagggggaggaggaggagaaggagggggaggcggcgggggagggggcctgcCCCCCCAACAGCAGCGCACCGGCACTGCCCTACTCACCATCCGAGTGCTGGACTCCAACGACAACGTCCCCGCCTTCGACCAACCCGTCTACACTGTGTCTCTACCAGAGAACTCGCCGCCGGGCACGCTCGTAATCCAGCTCAACGCCACAGACCCAGATGAGGGCCAGAATGGCGAAATCGTGTATTCCTTCAGCAGCCACATTTCGCCCCGGGCGCGGGAGCTCTTTGGACTCTCCCCGCGCACTGGCCGGCTGGAGGTGAGCGGAGAGCTAGACTATGAAGAGAGCCCGGTGTACCAAGTGTACGTACAAGCCAAGGACCTGGGCCCCAACGCGGTGCCCGCGCACTGCAAGGTGCTTGTGCGAGTACTGGATGCTAACGACAACGCGCCGGAGATCAGCTTCAGCACGGTGAAGGAGGCGGTGAGCGAGGGCGCGGCGCCCGGGACCGTGGTGGCCCTGTTCAGCGTGACCGACCGCGACTCCGAGGAGAATGGGCAGGTGCAGTGCGAGCTGCTGGGGGATGTGCCGTTCCGCCTCAAGTCTTCCTTCAAGAACTACTATACGATCGTGACCGAAGCCCCCCTGGACCGAGAGGCCGGGGACTCCTACACCCTGACCGTTGTGGCTCGGGACCGGGGCGAGCCGGCGCTCTCCACCAGTAAGTCGATCCAGGTGCAAGTGTCAGATGTGAACGACAACGCACCGCGGTTTAGCCAGCCGGTCTACGACGTGTATGTGACCGAGAACAACGTGCCCGGCGCCTATATCTACGCGGTAAGCGCCACAGACCGCGACGAGGGCGCCAACGCCCAGCTAGCCTACTCTATCCTCGAGTGCCAGATCCAGGGCATGAGCGTCTTCACTTACGTGTCCATCAACTCTGAGAACGGCTACTTGTACGCCCTGCGCTCCTTCGATTACGAGCAGCTCAAGGACTTCAGCTTCCAGGTGGAAGCTCGGGACGCCGGCAGCCCCCAGGCTCTGGCCGGTAACGCCACCGTCAACATCCTCATCGTGGACCAGAACGACAACGCCCCTGCCATCGTGGCGCCCCTGCCTGGGCGCAACGGGACTCCAGCGCGGGAGGTGCTGCCCCGGTCGGCGGAGCCAGGCTACCTGCTGACCCGCGTGGCCGCAGTGGACGCAGACGACGGCGAGAACGCCCGACTCACCTACAGCATTGTGCGGGGCAACGAAATGAACCTCTTCCGCATGGACTGGCGCACCGGGGAACTCCGCACCGCGCGCCGGGTGCCGGCCAAGCGCGACCCCCAGCGGCCTTACGAGCTGGTGATCGAGGTGCGCGACCACGGGCAGCCGCCCCTGTCCTCCACTGCCACACTGGTGGTGCAGCTGGTGGATGGAGCCGTggagccccagggagggggcgggggcggtagCGGGGGGTCAGGGGAGCATCAGCGCCCCAGCCGCTCCGGCGGCGGGGAGACCTCGCTGGACCTCACCCTCATCCTCATCATTGCGCTGGGCTCGGTGTCTTTCATATTCCTGCTAGCCATGATCGTGCTTGCCGTGCGTTGCCAAAAAGAGAAGAAGCTGAACATCTACACCTGTCTGGCCAGTGACTgctgcctctgctgctgctgctgtggcgGTGGGGGCTCGACCTGCTGCGGCCGCCAAGCCCGGGCGCGCAAGAAAAAACTCAGCAAGTCGGACATCATGCTGGTGCAAAGCTCCAACGTACCCAGTAACCCGGCCCAAGTGCCGGTGGAGGAGTCCGGGGGCTTTGGCTCCCACCACCACAACCAGAATTACTGCTACCAGGTCTGCCTGACCCCTGAGTCCGCCAAGACCGACCTGATGTTCCTTAAGCCCTGCAGCCCTTCGCGGAGTACGGACACTGAGCACAACCCCTGCGGGGCCATCGTCACCGGCTACACAGACCAGCAGCCCGACATCATCTCCAACGGAAGCATTTTGTCCAACGAG actaAACACCAGCGAGCAGAGCTCAGCTATCTAGTTGACAGACCTCGCCGAGTTAACAG TTCTGCATTCCAGGAAGCCGACATAGTAAGCTCTAAGGACAGTGGTCATGGAGACAGTGAACAAGGAGATAGTGATCACGATGCCACCAACCGCGGCCAGTCAGCTG GCATGGATCTCTTCTCCAACTGTACTGAGGAATGTAAAGCGCTGGGCCATTCAGATCGGTGCTGGATGCCTTCTTTTGTCCCTGCGGATGGACGCCAGGCTGCGGATTATCGCAGCAATCTGCATGTTCCTGGCATGGACTCTGTTCCAGACACTGAGGTGTTTGAAACTCCAGAAGCCCAGCCTGGGGCGGAGAGGTCTTTCTCCACCTTTGGCAAAGAGAAGGCCCTTCACAGCACCCTGGAGAGGAAGGAGCTGGATGGACTGCTGTCTAATACACGAGCGCCTTACAAACCACCATATTTGA
- the PCDH10 gene encoding protocadherin-10 isoform X1 produces MIVLLFFALLWMVEGVFSQLHYTVQEEQEHGTFVGNIAEDLGLDITKLSARRFQTVPNSRTPYLDLNLETGVLYVNEKIDREQICKQSPSCVLHLEVFLENPLELFRVEIEVLDINDNPPSFPEPDLTVEISESATPGTRFPLESAFDPDVGTNSLRDYEITPNSYFSLDVQTQGDGNRFAELVLEKPLDREQQAVHRYVLTAVDGGGGGGGGEGGGGGGGGGLPPQQQRTGTALLTIRVLDSNDNVPAFDQPVYTVSLPENSPPGTLVIQLNATDPDEGQNGEIVYSFSSHISPRARELFGLSPRTGRLEVSGELDYEESPVYQVYVQAKDLGPNAVPAHCKVLVRVLDANDNAPEISFSTVKEAVSEGAAPGTVVALFSVTDRDSEENGQVQCELLGDVPFRLKSSFKNYYTIVTEAPLDREAGDSYTLTVVARDRGEPALSTSKSIQVQVSDVNDNAPRFSQPVYDVYVTENNVPGAYIYAVSATDRDEGANAQLAYSILECQIQGMSVFTYVSINSENGYLYALRSFDYEQLKDFSFQVEARDAGSPQALAGNATVNILIVDQNDNAPAIVAPLPGRNGTPAREVLPRSAEPGYLLTRVAAVDADDGENARLTYSIVRGNEMNLFRMDWRTGELRTARRVPAKRDPQRPYELVIEVRDHGQPPLSSTATLVVQLVDGAVEPQGGGGGGSGGSGEHQRPSRSGGGETSLDLTLILIIALGSVSFIFLLAMIVLAVRCQKEKKLNIYTCLASDCCLCCCCCGGGGSTCCGRQARARKKKLSKSDIMLVQSSNVPSNPAQVPVEESGGFGSHHHNQNYCYQVCLTPESAKTDLMFLKPCSPSRSTDTEHNPCGAIVTGYTDQQPDIISNGSILSNETKHQRAELSYLVDRPRRVNSSAFQEADIVSSKDSGHGDSEQGDSDHDATNRGQSAGMDLFSNCTEECKALGHSDRCWMPSFVPADGRQAADYRSNLHVPGMDSVPDTEVFETPEAQPGAERSFSTFGKEKALHSTLERKELDGLLSNTRAPYKPPYLNHFHPLSYFVHWK; encoded by the exons ATGATTGTGCTATTATTCTTTGCCTTGCTCTGGATGGTGGAAGGAGTCTTTTCCCAGCTTCACTACACAGTGCAGGAGGAGCAGGAACATGGCACTTTCGTGGGGAATATCGCTGAAGATCTGGGATTGGACATTACAAAACTTTCAGCTCGCAGGTTTCAAACGGTGCCCAACTCGCGGACCCCTTACTTGGACCTCAACCTGGAGACCGGGGTGCTGTACGTGAACGAGAAGATCGACCGCGAGCAAATCTGCAAGCAGAGCCCGTCCTGCGTCCTGCACCTGGAGGTCTTCCTGGAGAACCCCCTCGAGCTCTTCCGTGTGGAGATAGAAGTGCTGGACATCAATGACAACCCCCCCTCCTTCCCGGAGCCGGACCTGACTGTGGAGATCTCTGAGAGCGCCACGCCGGGCACCCGCTTCCCGCTGGAGAGCGCATTCGACCCAGACGTGGGCACCAACTCCTTGCGCGACTACGAGATCACCCCCAACAGCTACTTCTCCCTGGACGTGCAGACCCAGGGGGATGGCAACCGATTCGCCGAGCTGGTGCTGGAGAAGCCGCTGGACCGAGAGCAGCAAGCGGTGCACCGCTACGTGCTGACCGCGGTGgacgggggaggagggggaggaggaggagaaggagggggaggcggcgggggagggggcctgcCCCCCCAACAGCAGCGCACCGGCACTGCCCTACTCACCATCCGAGTGCTGGACTCCAACGACAACGTCCCCGCCTTCGACCAACCCGTCTACACTGTGTCTCTACCAGAGAACTCGCCGCCGGGCACGCTCGTAATCCAGCTCAACGCCACAGACCCAGATGAGGGCCAGAATGGCGAAATCGTGTATTCCTTCAGCAGCCACATTTCGCCCCGGGCGCGGGAGCTCTTTGGACTCTCCCCGCGCACTGGCCGGCTGGAGGTGAGCGGAGAGCTAGACTATGAAGAGAGCCCGGTGTACCAAGTGTACGTACAAGCCAAGGACCTGGGCCCCAACGCGGTGCCCGCGCACTGCAAGGTGCTTGTGCGAGTACTGGATGCTAACGACAACGCGCCGGAGATCAGCTTCAGCACGGTGAAGGAGGCGGTGAGCGAGGGCGCGGCGCCCGGGACCGTGGTGGCCCTGTTCAGCGTGACCGACCGCGACTCCGAGGAGAATGGGCAGGTGCAGTGCGAGCTGCTGGGGGATGTGCCGTTCCGCCTCAAGTCTTCCTTCAAGAACTACTATACGATCGTGACCGAAGCCCCCCTGGACCGAGAGGCCGGGGACTCCTACACCCTGACCGTTGTGGCTCGGGACCGGGGCGAGCCGGCGCTCTCCACCAGTAAGTCGATCCAGGTGCAAGTGTCAGATGTGAACGACAACGCACCGCGGTTTAGCCAGCCGGTCTACGACGTGTATGTGACCGAGAACAACGTGCCCGGCGCCTATATCTACGCGGTAAGCGCCACAGACCGCGACGAGGGCGCCAACGCCCAGCTAGCCTACTCTATCCTCGAGTGCCAGATCCAGGGCATGAGCGTCTTCACTTACGTGTCCATCAACTCTGAGAACGGCTACTTGTACGCCCTGCGCTCCTTCGATTACGAGCAGCTCAAGGACTTCAGCTTCCAGGTGGAAGCTCGGGACGCCGGCAGCCCCCAGGCTCTGGCCGGTAACGCCACCGTCAACATCCTCATCGTGGACCAGAACGACAACGCCCCTGCCATCGTGGCGCCCCTGCCTGGGCGCAACGGGACTCCAGCGCGGGAGGTGCTGCCCCGGTCGGCGGAGCCAGGCTACCTGCTGACCCGCGTGGCCGCAGTGGACGCAGACGACGGCGAGAACGCCCGACTCACCTACAGCATTGTGCGGGGCAACGAAATGAACCTCTTCCGCATGGACTGGCGCACCGGGGAACTCCGCACCGCGCGCCGGGTGCCGGCCAAGCGCGACCCCCAGCGGCCTTACGAGCTGGTGATCGAGGTGCGCGACCACGGGCAGCCGCCCCTGTCCTCCACTGCCACACTGGTGGTGCAGCTGGTGGATGGAGCCGTggagccccagggagggggcgggggcggtagCGGGGGGTCAGGGGAGCATCAGCGCCCCAGCCGCTCCGGCGGCGGGGAGACCTCGCTGGACCTCACCCTCATCCTCATCATTGCGCTGGGCTCGGTGTCTTTCATATTCCTGCTAGCCATGATCGTGCTTGCCGTGCGTTGCCAAAAAGAGAAGAAGCTGAACATCTACACCTGTCTGGCCAGTGACTgctgcctctgctgctgctgctgtggcgGTGGGGGCTCGACCTGCTGCGGCCGCCAAGCCCGGGCGCGCAAGAAAAAACTCAGCAAGTCGGACATCATGCTGGTGCAAAGCTCCAACGTACCCAGTAACCCGGCCCAAGTGCCGGTGGAGGAGTCCGGGGGCTTTGGCTCCCACCACCACAACCAGAATTACTGCTACCAGGTCTGCCTGACCCCTGAGTCCGCCAAGACCGACCTGATGTTCCTTAAGCCCTGCAGCCCTTCGCGGAGTACGGACACTGAGCACAACCCCTGCGGGGCCATCGTCACCGGCTACACAGACCAGCAGCCCGACATCATCTCCAACGGAAGCATTTTGTCCAACGAG actaAACACCAGCGAGCAGAGCTCAGCTATCTAGTTGACAGACCTCGCCGAGTTAACAG TTCTGCATTCCAGGAAGCCGACATAGTAAGCTCTAAGGACAGTGGTCATGGAGACAGTGAACAAGGAGATAGTGATCACGATGCCACCAACCGCGGCCAGTCAGCTG GCATGGATCTCTTCTCCAACTGTACTGAGGAATGTAAAGCGCTGGGCCATTCAGATCGGTGCTGGATGCCTTCTTTTGTCCCTGCGGATGGACGCCAGGCTGCGGATTATCGCAGCAATCTGCATGTTCCTGGCATGGACTCTGTTCCAGACACTGAGGTGTTTGAAACTCCAGAAGCCCAGCCTGGGGCGGAGAGGTCTTTCTCCACCTTTGGCAAAGAGAAGGCCCTTCACAGCACCCTGGAGAGGAAGGAGCTGGATGGACTGCTGTCTAATACACGAGCGCCTTACAAACCACCATATTTGA ATCATTTCCatcctctttcttattttgtacattggaaataa